Proteins from a single region of Lentimicrobium saccharophilum:
- a CDS encoding dipeptidase, whose protein sequence is MKKRFALILPFIFLSIFPAVSCTNYLVTRGASTDGSTMVSYAADSHIRYGELYWRPAADWPEGSMVTLYDRGTARPLGEIPQLPHTYQVIGFMNEHQVAMGETTFDGRPELQDSTGIVDYGSLMFLALQRAGTAREAIKVIADLVEQFGYASTGESFSIGDPNEVWIMEIIGKGTRLELNKKTKKMINADKGAVWVAVRIPDGYVSAHANHARITQFPLDNGKTSISSKNFKLLNQPDIEVIYSHDVISFARRKGYFTGKDDEFSFSDVYAPLNFGAARFCELRVWAMFNHVNSGMQKYFDYAAGAIEKERMPLYIKPDRKLSVQDLMNFKRDYLQGTELDMSRDIGAGNFGLPYRWRPLTWKYEGEEYFNERVTVTQQTGFSFIAQMRNWLPDHIGGIFWFGVDDAGSTVYMPFYCGIQKVPHCVAEGNGDMLTYSETAAFWVFNRVAHFAYLFYNRVMPDLKKLQQELETRFAGEIPAIDKKALALYKSDPEKGREVLTAYSTETAESTVSRWRKLGEFLLVKYLDGNVKKEKDGELLRNPWGYPLSPSFPGYPDSWKQQVIDQTGDKLKTPAGQ, encoded by the coding sequence ATGAAAAAGCGATTTGCACTCATACTGCCATTTATTTTCCTGTCAATTTTTCCGGCCGTATCCTGTACGAATTATCTGGTAACCAGAGGTGCTTCCACCGATGGAAGTACGATGGTAAGCTATGCGGCCGACTCGCACATCCGTTATGGAGAACTTTACTGGCGTCCGGCTGCTGACTGGCCCGAAGGCAGTATGGTTACCCTCTACGATCGCGGGACCGCAAGGCCCCTGGGCGAAATACCACAGTTGCCGCACACTTACCAGGTGATTGGCTTTATGAATGAGCATCAGGTAGCGATGGGCGAAACCACCTTTGATGGCCGTCCTGAACTGCAGGATTCCACCGGCATTGTTGATTACGGCAGCCTGATGTTTCTGGCGTTACAACGAGCCGGAACCGCCCGCGAAGCCATTAAGGTAATTGCAGATCTGGTTGAGCAATTCGGCTATGCCAGTACCGGTGAATCATTCTCCATCGGCGACCCCAACGAAGTATGGATTATGGAGATTATCGGCAAGGGAACACGTTTGGAGCTGAATAAAAAAACGAAAAAGATGATCAATGCCGACAAGGGTGCTGTCTGGGTTGCCGTGCGCATACCCGACGGGTATGTTTCAGCCCATGCCAACCATGCCCGGATCACGCAATTCCCTTTGGATAACGGCAAGACATCTATCAGCAGTAAGAATTTCAAGCTGCTGAATCAACCTGATATTGAAGTTATTTACAGTCACGATGTCATCTCCTTTGCCCGCCGGAAGGGCTATTTTACCGGCAAAGATGATGAATTCAGTTTCAGCGATGTTTATGCCCCGCTGAATTTTGGCGCTGCCCGCTTCTGTGAATTAAGGGTTTGGGCCATGTTTAACCATGTGAACAGCGGTATGCAGAAGTACTTTGATTATGCAGCCGGCGCCATTGAAAAGGAGAGAATGCCCCTTTACATTAAACCTGACCGCAAACTGAGTGTGCAGGACCTGATGAACTTCAAGCGCGATTACCTTCAGGGAACGGAACTCGATATGTCGCGGGATATCGGGGCCGGAAACTTCGGTCTGCCATACCGCTGGCGGCCATTGACCTGGAAATATGAAGGAGAGGAGTATTTTAACGAGCGGGTAACTGTAACGCAGCAGACAGGCTTCTCTTTTATTGCCCAGATGCGCAACTGGCTGCCTGATCATATCGGGGGCATTTTCTGGTTCGGGGTTGATGATGCCGGATCAACTGTCTACATGCCTTTTTATTGCGGGATTCAAAAAGTGCCGCATTGCGTGGCGGAGGGCAACGGAGATATGCTTACCTATTCCGAAACGGCTGCTTTCTGGGTTTTTAACCGGGTTGCCCATTTTGCTTACCTTTTTTATAACCGGGTAATGCCTGACCTTAAAAAACTTCAGCAGGAACTTGAAACCCGTTTCGCCGGAGAAATTCCTGCGATTGACAAAAAAGCACTCGCGCTTTACAAATCAGATCCTGAAAAAGGTAGGGAAGTTCTTACGGCATACTCCACCGAAACAGCAGAATCTACAGTTAGCAGATGGCGAAAGCTTGGCGAATTTCTCCTGGTAAAATACCTCGATGGCAACGTTAAAAAGGAAAAGGACGGTGAATTACTGCGCAACCCGTGGGGATATCCACTGTCTCCATCTTTCCCCGGCTATCCGGATAGCTGGAAACAGCAGGTGATTGATCAAACCGGGGATAAACTCAAAACCCCGGCCGGACAGTAA